TAGCCCTCCGGCTCGCCGCCCCGCACGACCTCATTCGTCGCGCCCACGGGTCCTATCGCCGCGGACAATCGCATCAGCCAATGCCCCAAGGAGGCGCTGGCATCCTCGGGCAGGAGCGCGAGCTGGCGCGCCCACGGACGCAACGCTGGGGGCAGCGCGTTCACGGGTTCCCCCAGGCCTCGAGCGTGGCGCGGTGCACGACCCGCGCGGGCCCCACGGGCACCAGCCGTTGCCCCTCGGGCAGCACCGCCAGCGGCGTGCTTCCCTTCGGCATCCGCGCCACCCACGCGCGCTCCCACAATGGGAGCGGCGCATCGGGGCGCACAGCGCACGGCAGCAGCAGTGATGGCGCCACTGGGTCACGCCCCAGATAGAGCGCGCCATCCACCCACGGCAGCGTCTCGGCCTCTCCGAGCAGCACGAGCACGCCCTCGCCCGCCACACCACTCCATCGCGCGAGCTGGGCATCCGACGCCTCCAGCACGCGACGCTTCAGCGCGAGCGCGACCGGCCCCACGCCCGCCACCGCGATGGGCTTGAGCGGAATGGGACGGGGCAACCAGCGAAGCTCGGCCGAGCCCGCTGCACCCGTGGCTTGCGGAGTCATGAGCGGATCAAGAGAGCGCACGCGATGCCGGACCTCACCTGCGCGCTCACGCGACGCGCGCCTCGGAGCCCGCGCGCTCCTGCTTGGACGCGGTCTGGAGCGCGGCCATCAGCGACTCGCGCAAGACTCGCAGCGCCTCGGGACGGGCCTCCGGCGCGAAGCCCGCATCCATCTCGCGCGCCACACCCTCCAGCTTGAGTCGCCAGGACGCGAGCGCCTCGACCTCGGAGTCGAGCGGGCGCGCGGCCAACAAGACATGTCCCGCCGCGGCGATGCGCTGGGCTCGGACCTGGGGTCCCGCGCTGGCCTCCAACGCCGCCGCGGACAGCGTGGCGCTCTCCGAGGCCGCGAGTTGCTCACGCAGCACCTCGCGCGCGAGCGCCTGCGCCTCTTGCGTCGGCACCGCGTAGACGAGCGGCCACAGGTCCGCCGCCGACGGCTCGCGGCGCCCGGCGAGCACCGCGGCCGCGGCGATCAACCGCTGCGTCTTCACCACGCGCCGGTCCGACAGCGCGATGCCCGCGCCTCGCAGCGTGCGCAGCGCGTGCGCCAGGTGTGGCCGCACGCGCCCCAGCTCCACCTCGCGCGCGGCCTGGGTGAGCACATCGAGCGACGCCATCGACGCCACGCGCGGCTCCGAGGTGGACCACAGCCTCGCGCCGCCAGACAGCAGGTCCTCCAGCCGCGCGTCGGGCACGGGCTCGATGAAGATGCGCGCGAGGAAGCGGTCCGCGAAGGCCGCCAGCGACGGTTCCTCGGGCAGCGCGTTGGCCGCGCCCACGCACACCCGCAAGGGACAGCGCATCCGCGTGTGTCCCCGCCGGAACGTGCGCTCGTTGAGGAGCCCGAGCAGCGTGTTGAGGATGGCGGTGGAGCCCAGGAACACCTCGTCGAGGAAGGCCACCTCCGCCTCGGGCAACATGCCCGTGGTCTCCGTCTCCACGGTGCCCTCGCGCAGCTTGCGCAGGTCCACCGGACCGAACAGCTCGGAGGGCTCGGTGAAGCGTCCCAGGAGGTACTCGAAGTAGGAGCCGCCCAGTCCCCGCGCCGTGCGGCGCACCGCCTCGCTCTTGGCGGTACCGGGTGGGCCAATGACGAGCAGGTGCTCCTCCGCCACGGCGGACAGCGCGACGAGCTCCACCATGGCCTCGCGCTCGACGAGCCCCTGCCCCGCATCCGTGAGGGCCTCGCGGAGGGAGGCGACCGCGGCTTCGAAAGTGACCGACATGCGCGCCAGCCTAGCCGCCGCCCTCGGCCGGGGCGAAGAGAACCAGGAGCACCAGCCGCTCGGCGATGTCATGGAAGCGATGGGGCACGTGCTTGGGCACGAAGACGAAGTGGCCCGGCTGGATGTCCTGGACCGCTTCGCCCACGGTGAGCCGCGCGCGCCCCGAGACGGCGTAATACACCTCGTCCTCCGCGTGCGGACGCTGACGGTCCTCCGCGCCCGCCTCGAGCACGTACAGGCCCCCGCTCATGGCGGCCCTGCGCAAGAACTCCAGATAAGGCTTCTCACCCTGTTGCTGTTGCGCCAGCAGCGCGTCCAGGGTGAAGGCGGCGAACGACTCGGATGAAGTGCTCACCAGGCCTTCATGCCACACCCGCGCCGGAAGCGGAGCCCTGGCTCTCGCACTGAGAGCCCGCTGGAGGATGGCCGGGTGACAGTCCGACTGTGCTCCCTTGGGCGTCGGGTGCGCGAAGAGTCTCGCAGTGTCGCGTGGCCGCTACTCAGCCCTGGCGGCGGGACAGATGGGAACCCGCGCCGGCTCGGGTATGTGAGCCCAGCCCAAAGGAGGCTCAGTGAAACGGATTGGAATGGCGCTGCTGTTCGCCACGGTCGTCGTGACGTATGTCGGGGCATGCGGTCAGGCCCCCGAGAGCAAGGAGGCCGACAAGGGGGACACAATCCCTGTCACCGCGAGCCAGTGCATCCGGGGACACTGGAGCTGCCAGGCGGATGGCGCGGCGTTCGACTACACGTCGCTGGCCTGTGAAGCGGAGCTGCGCGCGCGGTCCGATGCGAAGCTGGCCTGCGAGGGGCACTGCACCACGAACTGCACGGACTCCGGCTGGCAGGCCCCCCACTCGGCGCCGCCCGCCGAGACCGATGGCGCGCTCGCGCCCGGGCCCTGTCAGCAAAACTGTCTGGAAGCCTATCGCGTCTGTTCGGAGTCCTGCGTGGACGACCCCGGCCCCGACGATGGGGGCGTGAACGACAATGAAGAGTGCCTCCGCCACTGTCTGCTCACGCGACTGGTCTGTCTGAGCCGCTGCCGCACCCGCTACTGAGCGCCCACCCGCATCGCACCAGTCGTCTAGACTGGTGCCATGAACGAGTGGTCGAGGCGAGTCGTGGCGCTGGTCGCGCTGAGTCTGGGAACAGAGGCGGTCGCGGAGGGCTGGCACGGC
The genomic region above belongs to Myxococcaceae bacterium JPH2 and contains:
- a CDS encoding AAA family ATPase produces the protein MSVTFEAAVASLREALTDAGQGLVEREAMVELVALSAVAEEHLLVIGPPGTAKSEAVRRTARGLGGSYFEYLLGRFTEPSELFGPVDLRKLREGTVETETTGMLPEAEVAFLDEVFLGSTAILNTLLGLLNERTFRRGHTRMRCPLRVCVGAANALPEEPSLAAFADRFLARIFIEPVPDARLEDLLSGGARLWSTSEPRVASMASLDVLTQAAREVELGRVRPHLAHALRTLRGAGIALSDRRVVKTQRLIAAAAVLAGRREPSAADLWPLVYAVPTQEAQALAREVLREQLAASESATLSAAALEASAGPQVRAQRIAAAGHVLLAARPLDSEVEALASWRLKLEGVAREMDAGFAPEARPEALRVLRESLMAALQTASKQERAGSEARVA
- a CDS encoding cupin domain-containing protein, whose protein sequence is MSGGLYVLEAGAEDRQRPHAEDEVYYAVSGRARLTVGEAVQDIQPGHFVFVPKHVPHRFHDIAERLVLLVLFAPAEGGG